One region of Diabrotica undecimpunctata isolate CICGRU chromosome 6, icDiaUnde3, whole genome shotgun sequence genomic DNA includes:
- the LOC140443319 gene encoding uncharacterized protein isoform X2 has translation MLLDYFQNNTMETITEHSSREENYMNPHAEGKSLSENIKVVTGKRPYKCEICFKQFARKGHLTEHVKCHTGEKCHKCKICFKRFSTSSKLKVHLVVHTGEKPHQCEICFKQFSLIGILKNHLRTHTGEKPYMCEICFNKFATAYYLKIHLRVHTGEKPYECEICLKRFAHNSNFTDHMKIHTGKDSYKCETCLKLFSTTKYLKRHLRTHIEQLTPCKCEICFKQFKKARNLKLHLRTHAGEKFYKCEICFKQFTAAYLKKHLRVHTGEKPYQCEICLKQFAHRGNFTDHMKVHTRKDAYKCEICFKQFNKAGNLKTHLRVHTGEKPYQCKICLRQFTHKGNFNVHMKVHTGEKPHKCEICFKQFTTTASLKIHLRAHTGEKPYQCEICLKQFSQKGSFNEHIKVHTRESTG, from the coding sequence ATTATTTCCAAAATAACACGATGGAAACGATAACTGAACATTCATCTCGTGAAGAAAATTATATGAACCCACATGCTGAAGGAAAATCATTAAGTGAAAATATAAAAGTTGTAACTGGAAAAAGaccttacaaatgtgaaatttgttttaagcagtttgctCGAAAAGGTCATTTAACTGAACACGTGAAAtgtcacactggagaaaaatgtcacaagtgtaaaatttgttttaagcggttTAGTACATCAAGTAAATTGAAAGTACATTTGgtagtgcacactggagaaaaacctcaccagtgtgaaatttgttttaagcagttttctctaataggtattttgaaaaaccatttaagaacgcatactggagaaaaaccttatatgtgtgaaatttgttttaacaaATTTGCTACagcatattatttgaaaatacacTTGagggtgcacactggagaaaaaccttatgagTGTGAGATTTGTTTAAAACGGTTTGCTCATAATAGTAATTTTACTGATCACATGAAAATTCACACCGGAAAAGAttcttacaagtgtgaaacttgCTTAAAGCTGTTTTCTACAACAAAATATTTGAAACGACATTTAAGAACTCACATTGAACAACTCACACCttgcaagtgtgaaatttgttttaagcagtttaaaaAAGCACGAAATTTGAAACTACATTTAAGGACGCATGCTGGAGAAAAAttttacaaatgtgaaatttgttttaagcaatttactgcagcttatttgaaaaaacatttgagagtgcatactggagaaaaaccttatcaATGTGAgatttgtttaaaacagtttgCTCATAGAGGTAATTTTACTGATCACATGAAAGTTCACACCAGAAAAGAtgcttacaagtgtgaaatttgttttaagcagtttaacaaagcaggtaatttgaaaacacatttaagggtgcacactggcgaaaaaccttatcagtgtaaaatttgtttaagacaGTTTACTCATAAAGGTAATTTTAATGTTCACAtgaaagttcacactggagaaaaaccccacaaatgtgaaatttgttttaagcaatttactacaacagcttctttaaaaatacatttgagggcgcacactggagaaaaaccttatcagTGTGAgatttgtttaaaacagttttcTCAAAAAGGTAGTTTCAATGAACACATTAAAGTTCACACCAGAGAAAGTACTGGTTAA